From one Azospirillum ramasamyi genomic stretch:
- a CDS encoding MarR family winged helix-turn-helix transcriptional regulator yields the protein MPARVRHDEVLTVVQVLEAFRKLDPDLPIQYALSFMTIAQSEGISIGELAERLGIAQSSASRNVAALSRWHSFGKAGLDLVQAQEDPRERRRKIVTLTDKGREFLDALRAIVNPPDQRRPAKSA from the coding sequence ATGCCGGCCCGCGTTCGTCATGACGAGGTCCTTACCGTCGTCCAGGTGCTTGAGGCGTTCCGCAAGCTCGACCCCGACCTGCCCATCCAGTATGCGCTGAGTTTCATGACCATCGCGCAGAGCGAAGGCATCTCCATCGGCGAACTGGCGGAACGCCTGGGCATCGCCCAATCCTCCGCGTCGCGCAACGTCGCGGCGCTCAGCCGTTGGCACAGCTTCGGCAAGGCCGGCCTCGATCTGGTGCAGGCGCAGGAAGACCCGCGCGAGCGCCGCCGCAAGATCGTCACGCTGACCGACAAGGGCCGCGAGTTCCTGGACGCGCTGCGCGCCATCGTGAACCCGCCCGACCAGCGCCGTCCCGCCAAATCGGCCTGA
- a CDS encoding pyrrolidone-carboxylate peptidase has product MTAPILLTGFAPFGTAPDGEADPCPAGHPWAADPTALLMARLAGEPGVVTATLPPVYDACGEAFADLLAEHRPLAALGFAYWEASDYIRLERLAWNRDESPLPDAAGTVREHADIVPGGPAAYGSTLPVPRVMRELSMAGLPVTFGDFSGGFLGNHLFYRARHIIESADLDIPYGFFHMPPLPERAKDLRRFGGLALERQELAARTLVGMLRTALNGIA; this is encoded by the coding sequence GTGACGGCCCCCATCCTGCTCACCGGCTTCGCGCCGTTCGGGACAGCCCCGGACGGCGAAGCGGATCCTTGTCCCGCCGGTCATCCCTGGGCAGCCGATCCGACCGCCCTGCTGATGGCCCGGCTGGCGGGGGAGCCGGGGGTCGTCACCGCCACCCTTCCCCCTGTGTACGATGCCTGCGGCGAAGCCTTCGCCGACCTGCTGGCCGAACACCGGCCGCTGGCGGCGCTCGGCTTCGCCTATTGGGAAGCGAGCGATTACATCCGGCTGGAACGTCTGGCCTGGAACCGCGACGAAAGCCCGCTGCCGGACGCCGCCGGCACGGTGCGCGAACACGCCGACATCGTGCCGGGCGGACCGGCCGCCTATGGCAGCACCCTGCCGGTGCCGCGGGTGATGCGGGAATTGTCGATGGCCGGGCTGCCGGTGACCTTCGGCGATTTCTCCGGCGGCTTCCTGGGCAACCATCTGTTTTACCGGGCGCGCCACATCATCGAGAGCGCCGACCTGGATATCCCCTACGGCTTCTTCCACATGCCGCCGCTGCCCGAACGGGCCAAGGACTTGCGGCGCTTCGGCGGGCTGGCGCTGGAACGGCAGGAACTGGCGGCGCGCACGCTGGTGGGAATGCTGCGCACGGCGCTGAACGGGATCGCTTGA